Proteins encoded in a region of the Zunongwangia endophytica genome:
- a CDS encoding NAD(P)-dependent oxidoreductase, whose translation MNILVTDGLAQAAVSQLTEAGFNVLSVKVAQAQLKEYINAKNIEGIISRSTYIENEIVDECPQLKFIAVIGDHKILDSVARTEKNGIQMITASASASRSVAELVFAHLLGGSRYLHHANRTMPLEGDMSFKDLRNFYAGGIELKDKTLGIIGLGKVGHEVAKIALGFGMKVIATDPNVAESNVQLEIQEQTVNIKLETVSLEEVLKNSDVVSVSVSTQKTALLGAKEIAMMKPEAGIINISNGKAIDEEALIAALEEAKLKFAGLDTFENEPTPAIKLLMNERISLTPHIGSLTGVATENAGEQIAKDIISKFHGKSGMDFFK comes from the coding sequence ATGAATATTTTAGTTACCGATGGGCTTGCACAAGCCGCAGTTTCTCAATTAACTGAAGCCGGCTTTAATGTATTATCGGTCAAAGTAGCCCAAGCTCAACTAAAAGAATATATTAACGCTAAAAACATTGAAGGGATCATTTCTCGATCTACTTATATCGAGAATGAGATTGTAGATGAGTGCCCGCAACTTAAATTTATTGCGGTTATTGGTGATCATAAAATCCTAGATTCTGTAGCGCGTACCGAAAAGAATGGAATACAGATGATCACAGCTTCAGCATCAGCTAGTAGATCTGTAGCCGAACTTGTTTTTGCTCATTTATTAGGCGGAAGTCGTTACCTGCATCATGCCAATAGAACGATGCCATTAGAAGGTGATATGAGTTTTAAAGACTTAAGAAATTTCTATGCCGGCGGAATCGAACTAAAAGACAAAACTTTAGGAATTATTGGTCTAGGAAAAGTAGGTCACGAAGTGGCTAAAATCGCTTTAGGTTTTGGAATGAAGGTAATTGCTACAGATCCTAATGTAGCTGAATCTAATGTTCAATTAGAAATTCAGGAACAAACCGTAAATATTAAGCTTGAAACTGTTTCTCTGGAAGAAGTACTAAAAAATTCAGATGTTGTTAGTGTAAGTGTTTCAACTCAGAAAACAGCATTATTAGGAGCTAAAGAAATTGCTATGATGAAGCCTGAAGCAGGAATCATTAATATTTCTAACGGAAAAGCAATTGATGAAGAAGCCTTAATAGCAGCTTTAGAGGAAGCCAAACTAAAATTTGCTGGCTTAGATACATTTGAGAACGAACCTACGCCAGCCATCAAGCTTTTAATGAACGAGCGAATTTCGCTTACGCCACATATTGGTAGTCTTACTGGAGTTGCGACAGAAAATGCCGGAGAACAGATTGCAAAAGATATCATCTCAAAATTTCATGGAAAATCGGGTATGGATTTTTTCAAATAA
- a CDS encoding acyl-CoA reductase, with the protein MTIKERISYFSKLGDFLNNFKAEDTSALNLSEIDRKYFDQLEKKVNSAVHHNGWFTKENVLFSLDQWSKALSSGNLERWLSPYDFPEEQTPKTIAIIMAGNIPLVGFHDFLSVLISGNNVLIKQSDNDKQLLPLICAYLTELNSEFESKIRITKDRLEDFDAVIATGSNNTARYFEYYFKNKPNIIRKNRNSVAIITGEESKEELKLLSEDIFRYYGLGCRNVSKLFLPRNYDFDHFFKGIFHWNDIINQNKYANNYDYNKAVYLMSQFNILDNGFLMLKEDENYGSPISVLFYEYYDDQNQLQQHLEEEAEKLQCVVRKEASVKNEVKFGETQHPKLWDYADGVDTIQFLINLN; encoded by the coding sequence ATGACAATAAAAGAACGGATTTCATATTTTTCCAAATTAGGCGATTTTCTTAATAATTTTAAAGCTGAGGACACTTCTGCTTTAAATCTATCAGAAATAGACCGGAAATATTTTGACCAACTTGAAAAAAAAGTCAATTCAGCAGTACATCATAATGGCTGGTTTACAAAAGAAAATGTCTTATTCTCTCTAGATCAATGGAGCAAAGCATTATCTTCAGGAAATCTTGAACGCTGGTTATCTCCGTATGACTTCCCAGAGGAACAAACTCCTAAAACGATCGCCATAATTATGGCGGGTAACATCCCTTTGGTAGGATTTCACGACTTTTTAAGCGTTCTCATTAGCGGTAATAATGTGCTTATTAAACAGTCTGATAATGATAAGCAACTTTTACCCTTAATTTGCGCTTATTTAACTGAATTAAATTCAGAATTTGAATCTAAGATCAGAATTACCAAAGATCGCCTGGAAGACTTTGATGCAGTGATTGCGACAGGTAGCAACAATACCGCGAGATATTTTGAATATTACTTCAAAAATAAGCCCAATATCATTCGTAAGAATCGAAATTCAGTCGCTATAATTACTGGTGAGGAATCCAAAGAAGAATTAAAATTACTTTCCGAAGATATTTTTAGATACTATGGTTTAGGGTGTCGCAACGTCTCAAAATTATTTTTGCCTAGAAATTACGATTTTGATCATTTCTTTAAAGGAATTTTTCATTGGAATGACATTATCAATCAAAACAAATACGCGAATAATTACGATTACAATAAAGCGGTTTACTTAATGAGTCAGTTTAATATTCTTGATAACGGATTTTTAATGCTGAAAGAAGATGAAAACTACGGCTCCCCTATCTCGGTGTTATTTTATGAATATTATGACGACCAAAATCAACTTCAGCAACATTTAGAAGAAGAAGCTGAAAAGTTACAGTGTGTTGTAAGAAAAGAAGCTTCTGTGAAAAATGAAGTGAAATTCGGAGAAACACAACATCCCAAATTATGGGATTATGCCGATGGTGTAGATACCATTCAGTTCTTAATTAACCTAAACTAA
- a CDS encoding AraC family transcriptional regulator: MIKSQRAAFQKIEPQFGSSFKYETFDYLHQNQTNNFWHYHPEIELVYISSGSGKRQIGSHVSYYRQGDLILIGSNLPHCGFTEKLNKYERETVIQIHPEFLGDTFFNIPETKNIVTLLETAKKGIVFHGEDKRYIGEKIEELKYRSPFSRLIALLEIFNHLEEAKNYTILNAKGFVLETELQDNNRINQIFNFVKEEFKRSIALEEVAELTSMTVPAFCRFFKKITGKTFTQFVNEYRLSHAAKLLHEEQMSITDICYECGFNNFSHFNKQFKKFTGKSPSIYRNELRVQIS; encoded by the coding sequence ATGATAAAATCACAAAGAGCAGCTTTTCAAAAGATAGAACCTCAATTTGGTAGTTCTTTTAAATACGAAACCTTCGATTATCTTCATCAAAATCAAACTAATAACTTTTGGCATTATCACCCTGAAATTGAATTAGTATATATAAGCAGTGGATCTGGTAAACGACAAATTGGGAGTCACGTTTCCTATTACCGCCAAGGGGATCTTATTCTAATAGGATCTAATTTGCCGCATTGTGGTTTTACTGAAAAACTGAACAAATACGAGCGAGAAACCGTAATTCAAATTCATCCTGAGTTTTTAGGAGATACTTTTTTCAATATTCCCGAAACAAAAAATATTGTAACGCTTTTAGAAACCGCTAAAAAAGGAATTGTATTTCATGGTGAAGACAAAAGATATATAGGTGAAAAAATTGAAGAACTTAAGTATCGTTCACCTTTTAGCCGACTTATCGCTTTATTGGAGATTTTTAATCATTTAGAAGAAGCGAAAAATTACACTATCTTAAATGCTAAAGGTTTTGTATTAGAAACCGAACTACAGGATAATAATCGTATTAATCAAATTTTCAATTTTGTAAAAGAAGAATTTAAGCGTTCTATAGCTTTAGAAGAGGTAGCAGAATTAACCAGCATGACGGTACCGGCGTTTTGTAGGTTTTTCAAAAAAATTACAGGAAAAACTTTTACTCAATTTGTAAACGAATATCGACTTTCACATGCAGCTAAACTTTTACACGAAGAACAAATGAGTATTACTGATATCTGTTATGAATGTGGTTTTAATAATTTTAGTCACTTCAATAAACAGTTCAAAAAATTTACTGGAAAATCTCCTTCTATATATAGAAACGAATTACGCGTGCAAATTTCATAA
- the serC gene encoding 3-phosphoserine/phosphohydroxythreonine transaminase, with amino-acid sequence MKKHNFSAGPCILPQEVFEKASHAVLDFNNSGLSILEISHRSEAFVSVIEEARALSLELLGLQNKGYQALFLHGGASMQFLMVAYNLLQKKAAYTNTGTWSSKAIKEAKMFGEVVEVASSKDKNFNYIPKNYQIPEDADYFHCTSNNTIYGTQMKSFPETSAPLVCDMSSDILSRTLDFSKFDLIYAGAQKNMGPAGVTLAVVKEDILGRVERQIPSMMDYKVHIDKDSMFNTPSVFAIYTSLLNLRWLKNKGGISGIEAQNNAKAELLYTEIDRNSLFKGFAEKEDRSNMNPTFNLAEGADKATFDKLWKEANINGLNGHRSVGGYRASMYNALPIESVQVLVDVMQHFEKIS; translated from the coding sequence ATGAAAAAACATAATTTTAGTGCCGGCCCTTGCATCCTGCCACAGGAAGTTTTTGAAAAAGCTTCACATGCAGTACTAGATTTTAATAACAGCGGACTTTCCATCTTAGAAATTTCGCATCGTAGTGAAGCATTTGTTTCTGTTATAGAAGAAGCGCGCGCTTTATCACTAGAGCTTTTGGGTCTTCAAAATAAAGGATATCAGGCATTATTTTTACATGGTGGTGCCAGTATGCAATTTTTGATGGTGGCTTACAATCTACTTCAGAAAAAAGCAGCATATACCAATACAGGAACTTGGAGTTCTAAAGCAATAAAGGAAGCTAAAATGTTTGGCGAGGTTGTAGAAGTTGCTTCTTCTAAAGATAAAAACTTCAATTACATTCCAAAAAATTATCAGATTCCTGAAGATGCAGACTATTTTCATTGTACCAGTAATAACACTATTTATGGTACCCAGATGAAATCTTTTCCAGAGACTAGCGCTCCATTAGTTTGTGACATGAGTAGTGATATATTGTCCAGAACTTTAGATTTTTCAAAATTTGACTTAATCTATGCTGGTGCTCAAAAAAATATGGGACCTGCGGGAGTTACGCTAGCAGTGGTTAAAGAAGACATCTTAGGAAGGGTAGAACGCCAAATCCCTTCGATGATGGATTATAAAGTTCATATCGATAAAGATAGCATGTTCAATACTCCATCTGTTTTTGCTATTTATACTTCTTTACTGAATTTAAGATGGCTGAAAAATAAAGGTGGAATTTCAGGAATTGAAGCACAAAATAATGCAAAGGCAGAATTGCTTTATACTGAAATAGATCGTAATTCTTTATTTAAAGGTTTTGCTGAAAAAGAAGACCGTTCTAATATGAATCCTACTTTTAATCTGGCTGAAGGAGCAGATAAAGCAACTTTTGATAAGCTTTGGAAAGAAGCGAACATAAACGGTCTAAATGGCCACAGAAGTGTTGGAGGCTATCGTGCTTCTATGTACAATGCTTTACCTATAGAAAGTGTTCAGGTCCTTGTCGATGTAATGCAGCATTTTGAAAAAATTTCTTAA
- a CDS encoding 4Fe-4S dicluster domain-containing protein — translation MAIIITDECINCGACEPECPNTAIYEGADDWRYADGTDLSGDIVLPSGTEANAEEAQEPVSDEYYYIVPDKCTECKGFHEEPQCAAVCPVDCCVPDDDHVESEEILLEKQKFMHD, via the coding sequence ATGGCAATCATTATAACAGATGAATGTATAAACTGCGGCGCTTGTGAGCCAGAATGTCCTAATACTGCGATTTATGAAGGAGCAGATGATTGGCGCTATGCAGATGGTACCGATCTTTCTGGTGATATCGTTTTACCATCGGGTACCGAGGCAAATGCAGAAGAAGCACAGGAACCGGTAAGCGATGAATACTATTATATCGTACCAGATAAGTGTACAGAATGTAAAGGTTTTCATGAAGAGCCACAATGTGCGGCGGTATGTCCTGTAGATTGTTGTGTGCCCGATGACGATCACGTAGAGAGTGAAGAAATATTGCTAGAAAAGCAAAAGTTTATGCACGATTAA
- a CDS encoding T9SS type A sorting domain-containing protein encodes MKNLSRIAVLVLALVLTNTLSAKDIEVKINDDKLVVELDHSQKGSTLVLTDTNGEVLFRDALMETSYKKALDLHTIPTGTYFLDFEKDDSILTTVITKNADGVTVNRSASKIFFKPFYKTVEDKVLVSFTNPGYDNATFKVYDQSGNLMSSSTNNDLVVKKTFDFSEVPAGKYVIALKVAGHTITKTITLG; translated from the coding sequence ATGAAAAATCTATCTAGAATAGCAGTTTTGGTTTTAGCATTAGTATTAACTAATACTTTGAGCGCTAAAGATATAGAAGTTAAAATAAACGATGACAAATTAGTAGTTGAATTAGATCATAGTCAAAAAGGATCTACTTTGGTTCTTACAGATACTAACGGAGAAGTTCTTTTTAGAGATGCACTTATGGAGACCTCTTATAAAAAAGCCTTAGATCTTCACACGATTCCAACTGGAACATATTTCTTAGACTTTGAAAAAGACGATAGTATACTTACTACTGTAATTACTAAAAATGCAGACGGTGTAACGGTAAATAGAAGTGCTTCTAAAATTTTCTTCAAACCATTTTACAAAACAGTAGAAGATAAAGTTTTGGTTTCTTTTACAAACCCAGGGTATGATAATGCAACTTTCAAAGTATACGATCAGTCAGGAAATTTAATGTCTTCTTCTACAAATAACGACTTAGTAGTTAAAAAGACTTTTGATTTTTCTGAAGTTCCTGCTGGAAAGTATGTAATCGCTCTTAAGGTAGCTGGACATACTATCACTAAGACAATAACACTAGGATAA